Proteins co-encoded in one Natronorubrum daqingense genomic window:
- a CDS encoding twin-arginine translocation signal domain-containing protein: MADYTRRTILGVTGASVAAVATAGCLGSDDAEAFEIDPETTIVIEGYNSHWEGVEPEEIEGSENPTFVLEEDAHYEIEWINGDGMEHDLQLWDDGDAIVDDLATDTMADEGERDSLEFTATAALSSYVCSLHARRQIGEFVVE, from the coding sequence ATGGCCGACTACACGAGACGAACGATCCTGGGGGTAACGGGTGCATCGGTGGCAGCAGTCGCCACAGCGGGCTGTCTGGGAAGCGACGACGCCGAAGCGTTCGAAATCGATCCCGAGACGACGATCGTGATCGAGGGGTACAACTCCCACTGGGAAGGCGTCGAACCGGAGGAGATCGAGGGATCGGAGAATCCGACGTTCGTCCTCGAGGAGGACGCGCACTACGAAATCGAGTGGATCAACGGCGACGGCATGGAACACGACCTTCAACTCTGGGACGACGGCGACGCTATCGTCGACGATCTGGCAACGGACACGATGGCCGACGAAGGCGAGCGAGATTCACTCGAGTTTACCGCGACGGCGGCGCTCTCGTCTTACGTGTGCTCGCTTCACGCCCGTCGACAGATCGGCGAGTTCGTCGTCGAATAA
- a CDS encoding BtpA/SgcQ family protein yields the protein MPTPLLDRFDAGAPVVGMVHLQALPGAPAFAGSRENIRTRALEDARRLEAGGVDGVIVENFGDAPFYPADVPKHVVAELSAMATELTTELDIPVGVNVLRNDADAALSVAAAAGADFVRVNVHVGAAATDQGILEGRAHDTLRLRDRIDADVAILADVHVKHASPVGETDIERAALETAERGMADGVVVSGAGTGVETALEDVEQVAETLSESATDGDADSDPRTPVFVGSGVTPETVGDCLEAGADGVIVGTALKEQAETTNPVSRERVETVVAARDAARTRDSNDTEDRSRR from the coding sequence ATGCCGACACCGTTACTCGACAGGTTCGACGCCGGGGCACCCGTCGTCGGGATGGTACATCTTCAGGCACTTCCCGGCGCACCAGCGTTCGCGGGTTCCCGCGAGAACATTCGTACCCGAGCGCTCGAGGATGCACGCCGACTCGAGGCCGGCGGCGTCGACGGGGTCATCGTCGAGAACTTCGGCGATGCACCGTTTTATCCCGCGGACGTCCCGAAACACGTCGTCGCGGAGTTGAGCGCGATGGCGACCGAACTGACGACCGAACTCGACATCCCAGTCGGCGTGAACGTGCTCCGAAACGACGCGGACGCGGCGCTTTCAGTCGCTGCTGCCGCCGGGGCCGACTTCGTCCGCGTGAACGTCCACGTCGGCGCGGCAGCGACTGATCAGGGGATCCTCGAGGGACGAGCACACGACACGCTCAGGCTTCGCGACCGCATCGACGCCGACGTCGCAATCCTCGCCGACGTGCACGTCAAACACGCATCGCCAGTTGGCGAGACCGACATCGAACGGGCCGCACTCGAGACAGCGGAACGTGGCATGGCCGACGGCGTCGTCGTTTCCGGGGCTGGAACCGGCGTCGAAACGGCACTCGAGGACGTCGAGCAGGTAGCGGAGACGCTTTCGGAGTCCGCAACCGACGGCGACGCCGATTCCGACCCTCGAACGCCCGTCTTCGTCGGCAGCGGCGTGACCCCTGAAACGGTCGGCGACTGCCTCGAAGCCGGTGCGGACGGCGTCATCGTCGGCACGGCACTCAAAGAGCAAGCAGAAACGACGAACCCCGTCTCTCGCGAGCGAGTCGAGACGGTCGTCGCTGCACGCGACGCCGCACGCACCCGGGATTCGAACGACACCGAAGACCGCTCGAGGAGGTAG
- a CDS encoding NADH:flavin oxidoreductase/NADH oxidase, with protein MSTLLDSLSMRDLEVPNRIAVSPMCQYSCEADGMPTEWHHVHLGSRAVGGAGIVMTEATAVEPRGRITPGDLGIWSDEHAVALAKTTRFIREQGGVPAIQLAHAGHKASKCRPWDGNVPIDPDDGGWEVLSPSPDAYPPFEGEKPAIRKATVDDIQDVIDAYGAAAERSLEAGFEIAEVHAAHGYLLHEFLSPVTNRREDDYGGSFENRTRLLREVVSAVRDVWPEEKPVFVRISGTDWLENQPSWDIEQSVRLADDLESLGVDLVDVSSGGLHPEQDASGGPNFQVPLAEAIGAETDVAVGAVGGVTEPEQADALVRNDRADLVLVGREFLRDPYFGVHAASALEEDASSRWPVQYRRAVR; from the coding sequence ATGTCTACTCTATTGGATTCGCTGTCGATGCGTGATCTCGAGGTGCCGAATCGGATCGCCGTCTCGCCGATGTGTCAGTACTCCTGTGAGGCTGACGGCATGCCGACCGAATGGCACCACGTCCATCTGGGCAGTCGCGCCGTCGGCGGTGCCGGTATCGTCATGACCGAGGCGACGGCCGTCGAACCTCGAGGTCGTATTACGCCGGGCGATCTCGGAATCTGGAGCGACGAACACGCTGTGGCCCTGGCGAAGACCACGCGATTCATCCGCGAGCAAGGTGGGGTCCCGGCGATCCAACTCGCCCACGCGGGCCACAAGGCGAGTAAGTGTCGCCCGTGGGACGGCAACGTTCCGATCGATCCCGACGACGGCGGCTGGGAGGTGCTCTCTCCGTCGCCAGACGCGTACCCACCGTTCGAGGGGGAGAAGCCGGCGATTCGAAAGGCGACGGTCGACGATATTCAGGACGTGATCGACGCCTACGGCGCCGCCGCCGAGCGCTCGCTCGAGGCCGGATTCGAGATCGCGGAAGTACACGCGGCTCACGGCTACTTACTCCACGAGTTCCTCTCACCCGTCACGAACCGGCGCGAAGACGACTACGGCGGAAGCTTCGAGAACCGAACGCGCCTCCTCCGCGAGGTCGTCTCGGCCGTCCGCGACGTTTGGCCCGAGGAGAAGCCGGTGTTCGTTAGAATTTCGGGCACCGACTGGCTCGAGAACCAACCGTCGTGGGACATCGAGCAGTCCGTCCGACTCGCGGACGACCTCGAGTCGCTCGGCGTCGATCTGGTCGACGTCAGTTCGGGAGGACTCCACCCCGAACAGGACGCGTCGGGCGGACCGAACTTCCAGGTCCCGCTGGCCGAAGCGATCGGCGCGGAGACCGACGTCGCCGTCGGAGCCGTCGGCGGCGTCACCGAGCCGGAGCAAGCGGACGCGCTCGTTCGAAACGACCGTGCCGACCTCGTGCTCGTCGGCCGGGAGTTCCTGCGCGACCCGTACTTCGGCGTTCACGCGGCCAGCGCGCTCGAGGAGGACGCGTCCTCGCGCTGGCCCGTGCAGTATCGACGCGCCGTCCGGTAG
- a CDS encoding tripartite tricarboxylate transporter permease yields MAVAPVEFVADPTFTLQLLSWTLGGAFLGSLSGLIPGLHANNFALLLAGVAASVPGDPLFVGCAMLAAGVVHTFLNAVPAMALGVPDAEMAVTTLPAHRMVQEGRGYEAIRLSALGSILAVLAAIPLALPITWGVTAAYPTIRDNLPLLLAMVVVALIASEFTRRARVGALLSFVLATVLGLYTLDLSPDAPLEGGGMLAPIFAGLFGAPVLIDAIRGGGVPPQRERAIAMPGWLVAVTALAGALAGAVVGYIPGISAAIAAVAVLLFVPGRSGDRGYIVATSGVDTANTIFALFALVAIGQPRTGVMVAFENANAPLELPILLVGVVLAGLIGFVLVIVVGDVYLEFVGQLAYWKISVVVLGLLCVLSFLFAGFFGVVVFVVAAAIGMVPVRFQARRVHLMGVLIGPLMLAG; encoded by the coding sequence TCATTCCCGGGCTCCACGCGAACAATTTCGCCCTCTTGCTCGCCGGCGTCGCGGCGTCTGTTCCCGGGGATCCGCTATTCGTCGGCTGTGCGATGCTCGCTGCGGGCGTCGTTCACACGTTCCTCAATGCTGTCCCCGCGATGGCACTGGGCGTCCCCGACGCTGAGATGGCCGTAACGACGCTGCCGGCACACAGAATGGTCCAGGAGGGACGGGGATACGAGGCGATCAGACTCTCCGCACTCGGGAGCATCCTCGCCGTCCTGGCCGCGATTCCGCTGGCGCTGCCGATCACGTGGGGCGTAACGGCCGCATATCCGACGATTCGTGACAACCTTCCCCTCTTACTCGCGATGGTCGTCGTCGCGCTGATCGCCTCGGAGTTCACGCGACGCGCTCGAGTCGGTGCACTCCTCTCGTTCGTCCTCGCGACCGTATTGGGACTGTACACGCTCGACCTCTCGCCGGACGCTCCACTCGAGGGTGGCGGCATGCTCGCCCCAATCTTCGCCGGCCTCTTCGGTGCGCCGGTGTTGATCGATGCGATCCGCGGTGGCGGCGTTCCGCCACAGCGCGAGCGAGCGATCGCCATGCCGGGATGGCTCGTCGCCGTGACTGCGCTCGCGGGCGCGCTCGCCGGTGCCGTCGTCGGCTACATTCCGGGAATTTCGGCGGCAATTGCCGCGGTGGCCGTCCTGCTGTTCGTTCCTGGCCGCTCCGGGGACCGAGGCTACATCGTCGCGACGAGCGGCGTCGATACCGCGAACACGATCTTCGCCCTGTTCGCGCTGGTCGCCATCGGCCAGCCACGAACGGGCGTGATGGTCGCCTTCGAGAACGCGAACGCACCGCTCGAGCTCCCGATCTTGCTCGTGGGAGTCGTGCTCGCCGGATTGATCGGCTTCGTGCTCGTGATCGTCGTCGGCGACGTCTATCTCGAGTTCGTCGGCCAACTGGCCTACTGGAAAATTTCCGTCGTCGTGCTCGGGCTCCTGTGTGTTCTCTCGTTTCTGTTCGCCGGTTTCTTCGGAGTCGTCGTTTTCGTCGTCGCGGCCGCCATCGGGATGGTCCCGGTTCGGTTTCAGGCGCGTCGCGTCCACCTGATGGGCGTCCTGATCGGCCCGTTGATGCTCGCCGGCTGA
- a CDS encoding thioredoxin family protein, which translates to MALEESDTDLKAGETAPDFELEASDGETYTLESFEDAEALLIVFTCNHCPYAKAKFDLLNDIAAEYDDVSVVGINPNDAEEYPDDSLESMREYVDAGEIEYDAYLRDADQSVAKSYGAVCTPDPFLFRRGEDGDFKLAYQGRLDDALNPEDEPSRIHVREAIDSILAGEAVDLEWRPSQGCSIKWTDD; encoded by the coding sequence ATGGCACTCGAAGAATCCGACACCGACCTCAAAGCGGGCGAGACGGCACCCGACTTCGAACTCGAGGCGTCAGACGGCGAGACGTACACGCTCGAGTCCTTCGAAGACGCCGAAGCGCTGCTCATCGTCTTCACGTGTAACCACTGTCCGTACGCGAAAGCGAAGTTCGACCTTCTCAACGACATCGCCGCCGAGTACGACGACGTTTCGGTCGTCGGAATCAATCCGAACGACGCCGAGGAGTACCCCGACGACTCGCTCGAGTCGATGCGCGAGTACGTCGACGCCGGCGAGATCGAGTACGACGCGTACCTTCGAGACGCGGACCAATCGGTCGCGAAGTCCTACGGCGCGGTCTGCACTCCCGACCCGTTCCTCTTCCGCCGGGGCGAGGACGGCGACTTCAAACTGGCTTATCAGGGTCGACTCGACGACGCGTTGAACCCGGAGGACGAGCCGTCGCGGATTCACGTCCGCGAAGCGATCGATTCGATTCTCGCCGGAGAGGCCGTCGACCTCGAGTGGCGACCCTCTCAAGGCTGTTCGATCAAGTGGACCGACGACTAA